In the genome of Labeo rohita strain BAU-BD-2019 chromosome 2, IGBB_LRoh.1.0, whole genome shotgun sequence, the window CACATCCCATGCACGGATACCTGTGTTAATGCAATGCACATATATGTGTAAAATTCACTATAACATCAAAAATCAGTGTATTAAAACgtgctaatttaatttttaacttacCATATTGGActtaacataaaaacaatacacagtgATTTGAGAGCAAGCAGGCTAAACCCCCCAGAGCAAAAGCACTGCAGTCAGCATGTAACTGAAACATCATCATGTGAGACACAATGTGGCTTTCAGAGACAAATGAGATGGTTGGCTGACTTGCATCAAAAAAGCCTTGTTTTGTGGCACTGGTCTTCTGTActcatgaaatataaaaaacctCTGAACTGCATGTTCTCATCTCTTATGACCAAAAAAAGACACCGACTCATCACTGCTAGCACTGAAATAAGAAAACATCTTACAGCCGGCataaaaagcagttaaatcaaaataatttccTGATATAAATAGGAAGGAAGGGGTGGACTGAGAATAAACTAAAgcaaatattgcaatattataagtaaaatttaaaacctGACGAATTACACCTGTGCGAGAGTAACTTAAAcgaaagttttttttctctccatatgctttcatttcattttactgCCAGCTGTTAGTCATCTTTGTAgacaaatttccatttttgccTGATCACTACCATGGAGACAGGCTCTTCTTTTCAGTGTTTTGACTGCCCACACATCTGTCAACATTTGACATGTTGTTAAAGCCTTCTTCATTAAAATGGTACCAAATCACTTTTCTGTTACTGTTGAAATATGGAAGACATCTTAGGCTGGTAGCTGTGTTTTGTAGCagctggtttttagctggtctaagattattattatttggctAGCTTAGACTAGCTAGTGTTTAAAACACACAGCTACTAGATTAAACTAGTATTCTCATCAGGTCAATGATGGCCACCAAAAGTTACATGCAAGCAAAAAACGGTCTCTGAGGTGGGTGTGAACATGCAGAGCCCTGTCTAAACTGTTGGGAACGCTGAGGAACACGTCATGACTTAAACGACATTCGTTTCTGTATAATTACATACGAATCAACATGTAAAGCAAAAAATGTAGCTAAGCATACTGGAAAGACTGATGCACAAGGAGGCTATTTTTGATGTTTACTATCTGATGCCATAACACTGCAGTGCAGGGAACAGCTGCTGCACGAATACTGTGCCAGAATAAACATAGTAGTATTGCTTTTAACGCTAATGTACACTGTATGTACAAAAGCTTTGTTGAACTGTATTGTATGcgtaaaaaaaatatctcatGTATTGCTGAACGTGAGAGAAACTGTCTGGCGCACTAAGTCACATTGTGCGATTGTGTTTTTGCCATCTCGATCCACCAGGCAGCCGGTGAAtcctaaaatcatttaaagaaTGAAATATCCAGGATGCGCGCAACCTGTTCTATAACATACAGATACGCGAGATAatctaatgtaatgtaatagcGGCGTTGATTAACggtgttattaatttattctaaatccaaaatgtaaaaacagcaatacctCGTTCAATCTCCACCACAATATAATCCAGTATATGCGGTCTATAGAGCGCACCGATGACAATCAACATTGAGTATTTGTCATTGCTGAATCCAGGATGGGCTGTCAGGTCCTCCGATTCCATCGCTGCCGTTAGACCCGCCATGTTGGAAAGTTATTCTTATGATGTAATACACAAACAATCAAGCATTATTGACGGAACAGGCGGATAATTTGAATGGAACTGAAGCTGACCAATCGAAGTCGGGATTCAGACCGCCTTGTTGCATGCATCATGTTCTCAGCAATCTTAATTAATTCagggtttttttatttgtttgtttgtgtgtgtatatatatatatatatatatatatatatataccgtatagtttaagtcaaaagtttacatacaccttgcagaatctgcaaaatgttaattattttaccaaaataagagggatcatacaaaatgcatgttattttttatttcccttgtttttcctgaacagttaaactaccgctgttcttcaaaaaatccctcaggtcccacaaatgattgggtttttcagcatttttgtgtatttgtaccctttccaacaatgactatgattttgagatccatcttttcacaatagggacaactgagggactcatatgcaactattaaataaggttcaaatgctcactggtGCTTTAGAATGAAACACAATGCATAAGAGTCAGGGGATGAAcatttttggaatttgaagatcagggtatatttaactttttttgtcttttgggaaacatttaagtatggtctgtagcttctgaagggcagtactaaatgaaaaaataatgtatgatatttaggcaaaataagaaaaatgtacacatcttcattctgtttaaaagtttacacccacggctcttaatgctttgtgtttccttctgaagcatcagtgagcgtttgaatcttctgtaatagttgcatatgagtccctcagtttcagtgtaaaatcatacagtcactgttggaaatggttaaaatgcacaaaaatgctgaaaaaccaaagaatttgtaggaccagaaggattttttctgaagaacatcaggcagtttaactgttcaggacaaacgagggactcatgaacaactatcactaaaaaaaaaaacacacagctgtggatcattcaggtaacaacacagtattaagaatcaagtgtatgtaaacttttgaaaagggttatttttatcaattcaactattattttttcatgtggactgtatgtaaatatcttctgtgtgaaatatcttattcaggtcagcacagaataaaaaaatatcatgcattttgtatgatccctcttattttggtaaaataattaacattttgcagattctacaaggtgtatgtaaacttttgacctcaaatgtataTCACTCAGTCATGTAAATAAGGAAAGCAAAACAAGTAAGCCATTCAGTAATTcatgactttattttaaatttccatgcatttcaCACAGTattaatatgaagaaaaaaaaaaactgcaatgtctaaaaatgcaaaatggcaTCAGGGAAAATGGTACATTTTTCTCCCAGACACCCTGTTTTATTAAaggcatttcaaaataaaaaagtggcATGATGTTCCTTGTGGACAGCCGCATAACTTGCCAACTCTTGCACCTTTACGCACTGCACACTGCTCACCTGCATCACACTTAAGATAAAAAAGTACATATATGAGTAATGAAATGGTAGGTGTAATAACAGTACATGAACAGACACGCATATTACAGCGCATGATGTCATGAGTAGCCTACAATTAAGTATCTATGcaaaatcattatattattacttCTCACAATACATACTCATTGTATTATCAACTGTATATTCTTTGTAAATTGTTCAATTCAAAGTGATTCAAAGTGCAGTGAACTTATGATTTTACTTCAAAATCAAAGCCTATTAGAGAATGAAGTCATTTAATCgtgatcaaaattatttttacatgaaGGTACAGATGAAAAAAgactgtaaatgtttaaatgtaaatgtaaaatattgtgTGAAATGCTACTTTACCGAAGGAAGTAGGCTAAACTTTTTTCCAGTTTGTGGCAGTTGTTTATTCTTTAACTTTTCAAGAACCTCTTGCAGTGCCTCTATCTgtaaaacaattacaattttagaTCCATTTCCTGAGATTATTCAAGAAGATTGCTTCTTCTCATTTCTGTTTCCAATGTTCCATTATGAAAGGCAGGGTAAAATGCGTAACTCACCAAATTGTTCTCCTCCTGTGTTTTTGTGGCGCTCTCCAAAGAGCGACTGTCAAGTGAGTCATCACAGCTTGTGAGAATGAAGGACAGGACAGAAGCAGCAGCGATAAGGACAATCCGTCCACTAACCATGGTGCTGAAACAGGTTTCCTTGGTCCCAACAACAGAAGGTGGTCAGTGGTCTCATGGTGTGATGAAGAGCTGCTCTTTATAAATGGATTCAACATCACCTGCTACAAAATTCATGATGATGACTCTCAGTGACACATGTTAAGCTCATTCTAGGCCATATTCCCATATTTTTAGAAGTTTGTGAGATAAAGATGAGTAATAATGCAGATGCAGTTTGTGTTCCACCTCCGAGTGTCCATGCATTCTGTATATGTTTTCTTTTGCCTATATTTTCTACAGTTCTACAGTTATTTCCTGTTACAGGCTCAGGGACCCCACCCAAAAtctcagaaaacacagaaacttcattttttttttaacactgtaattttcataaatgccataaaaaaaaacattttacataatataacaggcctacttattattaataagttaattaataatttgaaaaatataggAAACTTAAAtttgttgtttctgtttttacCTTTATATGCTGATCTATTATTTGAGTAAAggctattttaaattttatttctttatatttaatttcttaggtgttttttttaagaaaataaatttttagtATTAGCTTATGTGAATGCAATACCTTGACACACCAGCAGGGGTTGACAAACCTCCGAATAAAttcctaaataataaataatgttgccCTTTTGGGCTTATattcaaagtaaaaaacaaagtaaatcatTTATGCACTtattttcattatcattttaaataaaatgatttaaattaac includes:
- the LOC127152031 gene encoding cocaine- and amphetamine-regulated transcript protein isoform X2 — translated: MPWTSEIKETCFSTMVSGRIVLIAAASVLSFILTSCDDSLDSRSLESATKTQEENNLIEALQEVLEKLKNKQLPQTGKKFSLLPSCDAGEQCAVRKGARVGKLCGCPQGTSCHFFILKCL
- the LOC127152031 gene encoding cocaine- and amphetamine-regulated transcript protein isoform X1, with protein sequence MPWTSEIKVITKETCFSTMVSGRIVLIAAASVLSFILTSCDDSLDSRSLESATKTQEENNLIEALQEVLEKLKNKQLPQTGKKFSLLPSCDAGEQCAVRKGARVGKLCGCPQGTSCHFFILKCL